In Gemmatimonadota bacterium, the following are encoded in one genomic region:
- the guaB gene encoding IMP dehydrogenase, producing MIDPERHPRLLGEGLTFDDVLLVPDYSDVHPRDTDVSTRLTNSITLGIPLVSAAMDTVTESRMAIAMAREGGLGVIHKNMPIERQAAEVDRVKRSESGMILNPITLPPDRPLADALRLMEEFSISGVPVVDEAGHLIGIITNRDLQFETDLSRPIGAVMTREGLITAPMGTSLEEAQQILHRHRIEKLPVVDAENRLRGLITVKDIFKRRQHPNASKDRHGRLRAGAAMGTAPQDLDRAAELLAAGCDVLVIDTAHGHSEGVLTALARTRERFPDAQIIAGNVGTAAGARALVERGADAVKVGIGPGSICTTRVVTGVGVPQLTAIVEAVGGVEGRVPIIADGGIRFSGDIVKALAAGAQAVMMGSLLAGTEESPGESFLLEGRRYKTVRGMGSLAAMEQGSADRYFQEEAAAGRKFVPEGIEGRVPYTGPAADIIFQLVGGIRSGLGYCGCKDTEALRTRARFLRITGGGLRESHPHDVAITREAPNYHL from the coding sequence ATGATCGATCCCGAGCGCCACCCGAGATTGCTGGGCGAGGGGCTGACGTTCGACGACGTGCTGCTGGTCCCCGACTACTCCGACGTGCACCCTCGCGATACCGATGTCAGCACCCGTCTCACCAACTCGATCACGTTGGGCATCCCGCTGGTCTCCGCGGCCATGGATACGGTGACCGAATCCCGCATGGCGATCGCCATGGCGCGGGAGGGCGGACTGGGCGTGATCCACAAGAACATGCCCATCGAGCGACAGGCGGCGGAGGTGGATCGGGTCAAGCGCTCCGAGAGCGGCATGATTCTGAATCCCATCACGCTGCCGCCCGACCGCCCGCTCGCCGACGCGCTGCGGCTGATGGAGGAGTTCTCGATCAGTGGCGTGCCGGTGGTGGACGAGGCGGGACATCTGATCGGCATTATCACCAACCGGGACCTGCAGTTCGAGACGGACCTGAGCCGGCCGATAGGCGCGGTCATGACGCGCGAGGGGCTGATCACGGCGCCCATGGGCACGTCGCTCGAGGAGGCGCAGCAGATCCTGCATCGCCACCGTATCGAGAAGCTTCCGGTGGTGGACGCGGAGAACCGGCTGCGTGGGCTGATCACGGTCAAGGACATCTTCAAGCGGCGGCAGCATCCGAACGCATCCAAAGACCGGCACGGCCGGCTGCGGGCCGGGGCGGCGATGGGCACGGCGCCACAGGATCTGGATCGGGCGGCCGAGCTTCTGGCAGCGGGGTGTGACGTACTGGTGATCGATACGGCGCACGGGCATTCCGAGGGTGTGCTGACGGCGCTGGCCCGGACGCGGGAGCGGTTCCCGGACGCGCAGATCATTGCCGGCAACGTGGGCACGGCGGCCGGCGCCCGCGCTCTCGTGGAACGGGGGGCTGACGCGGTCAAGGTGGGTATCGGCCCGGGCAGTATCTGCACCACTCGCGTCGTCACCGGGGTGGGCGTGCCGCAGCTCACCGCCATCGTGGAGGCGGTGGGTGGTGTGGAAGGACGGGTTCCGATCATTGCGGACGGGGGGATCCGCTTCTCTGGCGACATCGTGAAAGCCCTGGCTGCAGGCGCCCAGGCGGTCATGATGGGGTCGCTCCTGGCCGGCACCGAGGAAAGTCCCGGGGAAAGCTTCCTGCTCGAGGGCCGCCGTTACAAGACGGTGCGCGGCATGGGCTCCCTCGCCGCCATGGAGCAAGGATCGGCTGACCGTTACTTCCAGGAGGAGGCCGCCGCGGGGCGCAAGTTCGTGCCCGAGGGGATCGAGGGGCGCGTGCCCTACACCGGTCCGGCTGCGGATATCATCTTCCAACTCGTGGGCGGGATCCGCAGCGGCCTGGGCTACTGCGGCTGCAAGGACACGGAGGCGCTGCGTACACGCGCGCGCTTCCTGCGCATAACGGGAGGCGGGCTGCGCGAGTCGCACCCCCACGACGTCGCCATCACGCGCGAGGCGCCCAACTACCACCTCTGA